One Spea bombifrons isolate aSpeBom1 chromosome 1, aSpeBom1.2.pri, whole genome shotgun sequence DNA window includes the following coding sequences:
- the NDUFS4 gene encoding NADH dehydrogenase [ubiquinone] iron-sulfur protein 4, mitochondrial, translating into MASSMSPALRQLMWARRVAVSVLSPSRSLNTSTWQLAQNQAQDTQLITVDEKLDITSISGVPEEHIKTRKVHIFVPARNAMQSGVQNTKKWKMEFDTRERWENPLMGWASTADPLSNMFLSFSSKEDAIAFAEKNGWSYEVEEKRIPKPKSKSYGANFSWNKRTRVSTK; encoded by the exons ATGGCGTCCTCAATGTCACCGGCGCTGAGACAACTCATGTGGGCGAGGAGAGTAGCTGTGTCCGTACTGAGCCCGTCCAG GTCACTGAACACTTCCACATGGCAGCTGGCGCAGAACCAAGCTCAAGACACGCAACTCATCACGGTGGATGAAAAATTG gatattaCTTCCATAAGTGGTGTTCCAGAAGAGCACATAAAAACTAGGAAGGTTCACATTTTTGTCCCTGCACGGAATGCGATGCAGTCTGGCGTGcaaaacacaaagaaatggAAGATGGAGTTTGACACTCGTGAGCGTTGGGAAAATCCCTTGATGGGATGGGCGTCCAC CGCCGATCCTTTGTCAAACATGTTCCTGTCGTTTTCTTCTAAGGAAGACGCCATTGCCTTTGCAGAAAAGAATG gatgGAGTTATGAAGTTGAAGAGAAGAGGATTCCAAAACCAAAATCCAAGTCTTATGGGGCAAACTTTTCTTGGAACAAACGTACAAGGGTATCTACAAAGTGA